Proteins encoded by one window of Hylaeus volcanicus isolate JK05 chromosome 7, UHH_iyHylVolc1.0_haploid, whole genome shotgun sequence:
- the LOC128880177 gene encoding reticulon-4-interacting protein 1, mitochondrial-like produces the protein MEEIWFRLSTHLEALQVQASVIVQQGQQRFTTLLTRAHQLFHEFYNDQATQNVRDIMQHIIIWMEKAWEQLQFQYYSTHFSMKSFYWQIRDFYNNEVSRRELAFCLAGIAIGTMIGYYIGINWAYSSHHLHPMKAIMCYQYTGIEGVSMVYDAEMPIIQTSNELLIQVKAASVNIVDAKICSGYSKTYRRLLNIGKHRELPVTLGRDCAGVVVGIGQSVINFDIGDEVFLAVPSWAPGTMAEYIVVPETLVAKRPKNITFEASAVLPYNGCLAWDALVNRSTIQEGNAEGKRILVCGGNTPVGCILTQLVKFWGGQVGVICEPKAIPVSKAIGADEVIPLNGSNIEKELELYDKYDAIFYTGGEPIDERILKKHLVPYGSYVSTIPEQLTSDSLGFILGSIFAGYVRIKLLVQYMFGFNIHQWKEGSRLKATYLQALCDLTDTNQLQIVMDRVYTPHNIEQALQHILNPNAIGSTIITFQ, from the exons ATGGAGGAGATTTGGTTTCGCCTATCAACTCATTTAGAGGCACTTCAG GTACAAGCGTCAGTAATTGTACAACAAGGACAACAACGGTTCACAACATTGTTGACACGGGCACATCAGCTCTTTCACGAATTTTACAACGACCAAGCCACGCAAAATGTGAGAGACATTATGcaacatataattatttggaTGGAGAAAGCTTGGGAGCAACTACAGTTTCAGTATTACAGCACACACTTTAGCATGAAATCATTTTACTGGCAAATAAgagatttttataataacgaaG tatcAAGAAGAGAGCTAGCGTTTTGTCTAGCAGGTATAGCCATAGGTACTATGATTGGTTATTACATTGGAATTAATTGGGCATATTCATCCCATCATTTGCATCCTATGAAAGCCATCATGTGTTATCAGTATACCGGCATTGAG GGTGTGTCCATGGTATATGATGCAGAAATGCCTATAATTCAAACGTCCAATGAACTGTTAATACAAGTTAAAGCAGCCTCTGTTAATATTGTTGACGCAAAAATTTGTTCCGGCTACTCTAAAACTTATCGACGTCTTCTTAACATCGGA AAACACCGAGAACTCCCGGTAACATTAGGCAGAGATTGTGCAGGAGTAGTGGTAGGTATCGGACAAAgcgttattaattttgatatcggAGACGAAGTATTCTTAGCTGTACCTTCATGGGCTCCTGGTACAATGGCTGAATATATAGTTGTACCGGAAACTCTTGTAGCTAAACGACCGAAAAACATTACTTTCGAAGCATCTGCCGTTCTTCCGTACAATGGATGCTTGGCTTGGGATGCCTTAGTTAATAGATCTACAATTCAAGAAGGCAATGCAGAAGGAAAACG aaTACTTGTATGTGGTGGAAACACTCCAGTTGGTTGTATTTTGACGCAACTAGTTAAATTTTGGGGTGGGCAGGTAGGCGTAATATGCGAACCAAAGGCAATTCCCGTGTCGAAAGCTATAGGAGCGGATGAAGTTATACCATTAAATGGCTCAAATATCGAAAAAGAGTTAGAATTATATGACAA ATACGATGCTATTTTTTATACCGGTGGTGAACCAATCGATGAAcgtatattaaagaaacatttagtACCTTACGGTTCCTATGTATCTACAATTCCCGAACAGTTAACATCAGATTCGTTAGGTTTTATACTTGGAAGCATATTTGCTGGATACGTACGGATAAAATTGCTCGTACAG TATATGTTTGGATTTAATATACATCAATGGAAAGAAGGTTCAAGGCTTAAAGCAACGTACTTACAAGCATTGTGCGATTTAACCGATACTAATCAATTACAGATAGTTATGGACAGAGTATATACACCTCATAATATTGAACAAGCATTGCAACATATATTAAATCCTAACGCTATTGGTAGTACTATAATAACATTTCAGTGA
- the LOC128880178 gene encoding flap endonuclease 1 isoform X2, whose product MGILGLSKLIADLAPGAIKERELKHYFGRKVAIDASMCLYQFLIAVRSEGAQLTTVDGETTSHLMGTFYRTIRLVENGVKPVYVFDGKPPNLKGGELAKRAEKRDEAQKLLQAAEEAGNVEDVEKFNRRLVKVTKEHAEDAKQLLQLMGIPYVDAPCEAEAQCAALVKADKVFATATEDMDALTFGCNVLLRRLTFSEARKMPVQEFHFDKVLEELQLSHDEFIDLCIMLGCDYTSSIKGVGPKRAIELIKTHRSLEKIIENLDTKKYPIPEDWNYKQARLLFQSPELKWTDPDEEGLVKFLCGDKQFNEERVRNGAKKLYKARNTSTQGRLDSFFKVLPNSNPVKRKVEEKAGSAKKAKKGAGGRPRGKPK is encoded by the exons atggGTATTTTAGGTTTATCGAAGTTAATAGCTGATCTAGCACCAGGTGCTATCAAGGAACGAgaattgaaacattatttcg GTCGTAAAGTAGCTATAGATGCGTCTATGTGCTTGTACCAGTTTCTTATTGCCGTACGGAGCGAAGGTGCTCAATTAACCACAGTGGATGGTGAAACAACAAG CCACTTGATGGGCACATTCTATCGAACGATACGCTTGGTAGAAAATGGAGTGAAACCGGTATATGTATTTGATGGGAAACCTCCAAACTTGAAAGGTGGTGAATTAGCCAAACGTGCTGAGAAGAGAGACGAAGCACAAAAACTTTTGCAAGCTGCAGAAGAAGCTG GAAATGTGGAGGACGTGGAAAAATTTAATAGGAGATTAGTAAAAGTTACAAAAGAGCATGCGGAAGATGCAAAACAATTGCTACAGTTAATGGGTATTCCTTATGTTGAT GCGCCGTGCGAGGCTGAGGCACAGTGTGCTGCTTTAGTTAAGGCAGATAAGGTATTTGCAACTGCCACAGAAGATATGGATGCTCTTACTTTTGGCTGCAATGTTTTGCTTCGTCGGTTAACATTCAGTGAAGCCAGAAAAATGCCAGTACAAGAGTTTCATTTTGATAAAGTATTAGAAGAGCTCCAATTAAGTCACGATGAA TTCATTGATCTCTGTATAATGCTGGGCTGTGATTACACAAGCAGCATCAAAGGAGTTGGACCAAAAAGAGccattgaattaattaaaacacacAGATCACTCGAGAAGATTATAGAGAATTTAGATACCAAGAAATATCCAATTCCAGAAGATTGGAATTACAAACAAGctcgattattatttcaaagccCCGAG TTAAAATGGACAGACCCAGATGAAGAAGGCTTAGTTAAGTTCTTATGCGGTGATAAACAATTCAACGAGGAAAGAGTAAGAAATggagcaaaaaaattatacaaggcACGAAATACTTCTACTCAAGGTAGATTAGATTCATTCTTTAAGGTATTGCCAAATTCAAATCCTGTGAAACGTAAA GTGGAAGAGAAAGCTGGCTCAGCAAAGAAAGCTAAGAAAGGCGCAGGGGGAAGACCACGTGGAAAgccaaaataa
- the LOC128880178 gene encoding flap endonuclease 1 isoform X1, translated as MGILGLSKLIADLAPGAIKERELKHYFGRKVAIDASMCLYQFLIAVRSEGAQLTTVDGETTSHLMGTFYRTIRLVENGVKPVYVFDGKPPNLKGGELAKRAEKRDEAQKLLQAAEEAGNVEDVEKFNRRLVKVTKEHAEDAKQLLQLMGIPYVDAPCEAEAQCAALVKADKVFATATEDMDALTFGCNVLLRRLTFSEARKMPVQEFHFDKVLEELQLSHDEFIDLCIMLGCDYTSSIKGVGPKRAIELIKTHRSLEKIIENLDTKKYPIPEDWNYKQARLLFQSPEVKDPNEIDLKWTDPDEEGLVKFLCGDKQFNEERVRNGAKKLYKARNTSTQGRLDSFFKVLPNSNPVKRKVEEKAGSAKKAKKGAGGRPRGKPK; from the exons atggGTATTTTAGGTTTATCGAAGTTAATAGCTGATCTAGCACCAGGTGCTATCAAGGAACGAgaattgaaacattatttcg GTCGTAAAGTAGCTATAGATGCGTCTATGTGCTTGTACCAGTTTCTTATTGCCGTACGGAGCGAAGGTGCTCAATTAACCACAGTGGATGGTGAAACAACAAG CCACTTGATGGGCACATTCTATCGAACGATACGCTTGGTAGAAAATGGAGTGAAACCGGTATATGTATTTGATGGGAAACCTCCAAACTTGAAAGGTGGTGAATTAGCCAAACGTGCTGAGAAGAGAGACGAAGCACAAAAACTTTTGCAAGCTGCAGAAGAAGCTG GAAATGTGGAGGACGTGGAAAAATTTAATAGGAGATTAGTAAAAGTTACAAAAGAGCATGCGGAAGATGCAAAACAATTGCTACAGTTAATGGGTATTCCTTATGTTGAT GCGCCGTGCGAGGCTGAGGCACAGTGTGCTGCTTTAGTTAAGGCAGATAAGGTATTTGCAACTGCCACAGAAGATATGGATGCTCTTACTTTTGGCTGCAATGTTTTGCTTCGTCGGTTAACATTCAGTGAAGCCAGAAAAATGCCAGTACAAGAGTTTCATTTTGATAAAGTATTAGAAGAGCTCCAATTAAGTCACGATGAA TTCATTGATCTCTGTATAATGCTGGGCTGTGATTACACAAGCAGCATCAAAGGAGTTGGACCAAAAAGAGccattgaattaattaaaacacacAGATCACTCGAGAAGATTATAGAGAATTTAGATACCAAGAAATATCCAATTCCAGAAGATTGGAATTACAAACAAGctcgattattatttcaaagccCCGAGGTGAAAGATCCTAATGAAATTGAT TTAAAATGGACAGACCCAGATGAAGAAGGCTTAGTTAAGTTCTTATGCGGTGATAAACAATTCAACGAGGAAAGAGTAAGAAATggagcaaaaaaattatacaaggcACGAAATACTTCTACTCAAGGTAGATTAGATTCATTCTTTAAGGTATTGCCAAATTCAAATCCTGTGAAACGTAAA GTGGAAGAGAAAGCTGGCTCAGCAAAGAAAGCTAAGAAAGGCGCAGGGGGAAGACCACGTGGAAAgccaaaataa